In the Engystomops pustulosus chromosome 2, aEngPut4.maternal, whole genome shotgun sequence genome, one interval contains:
- the LOC140117310 gene encoding P2Y purinoceptor 2-like: MNNSENSTYRCKFDEDFKYVLLPVSYGIVFCVGLVLNISALYIFLFRIKPWNASTTYMFNLAISDTLYVISLPLLVYYYSQGDNWPFGVALCKIVKFLFYTNLYCSIFFLLCISVHRFLGICYPMKSLGWLKVRNARIVSAIVWFVVVAFQSPILYFVTTSSNGDSTICHDTSRVDLFDTFVVYSSVNLALLFCVPFVVIIVCYTLMTRALLRPSAASSGTSNSKKKSIKMIIIVLFVFIICFLPFHVNRTLYYYFRKLDLECHILNAINMAYKVTRPLACANSCFDPILYFLAGQTIRRNIISKNGMSRIKNKFTSYVQDNNWSSVTNGNVGESSTNPSPCPTTITRM, from the coding sequence ATGAATAACTCCGAAAATTCTACTTACAGATGTAAATTCGATGAGGATTTCAAATATGTCCTCCTCCCGGTGTCTTATGGGATCGTTTTCTGTGTGGGCCTGGTTCTGAACATTTCGGCTCTTTATATCTTTCTGTTCCGGATCAAACCTTGGAATGCATCAACTACCTACATGTTCAACTTGGCCATCTCCGACACTCTGTATGTCATCTCGCTCCCCCTCCTGGTATACTACTATTCACAAGGCGACAACTGGCCATTTGGGGTGGCTTTATGCAAGATTGTCAAATTTTTATTCTACACTAATTTGTACTGTAGCATCTTCTTCCTGCTGTGTATCAGTGTCCACCGGTTCCTTGGCATCTGTTACCCAATGAAGTCTTTGGGTTGGTTGAAGGTTCGCAATGCCCGGATTGTATCTGCCATTGTCTGGTTTGTAGTTGTCGCCTTCCAGTCTCCTATATTATACTTTGTGACCACTAGCAGCAATGGGGATAGCACAATTTGCCACGACACGTCCAGGGTGGACTTATTCGACACGTTTGTGGTGTACAGCTCAGTGAACTTGGCCCTGCTCTTCTGCGTCCCTTTTGTTGTCATCATCGTCTGCTACACCTTGATGACTCGAGCTCTTCTGAGGCCATCGGCAGCCTCATCGGGGACCTCCAATTCCAAAAAGAAGTCCATAAAGATGATCATTATTGTATTATTTGTCTTTATAATTTGCTTTTTGCCATTTCATGTGAACAGGACTCTTTATTATTACTTTCGCAAGCTCGACCTTGAATGCCACATCCTAAATGCAATCAACATGGCATACAAGGTCACCAGACCACTGGCCTGTGCCAACAGCTGCtttgaccctatcttgtacttctTAGCTGGTCAGACTATCCGAAGGAATATCATATCAAAAAATGGAATGTCCAGAATCAAAAACAAATTTACGAGCTACGTGCAAGACAATAATTGGAGTTCCGTTACGAATGGAAATGTTGGTGAGAGTAGCACAAATCCGAGTCCTTGTCCTACAACAATCACCAGGATGTAA